Within Coffea arabica cultivar ET-39 chromosome 4e, Coffea Arabica ET-39 HiFi, whole genome shotgun sequence, the genomic segment agaaaattgtgTACAGcccaaatgatttttttaataACAATGAATTTGGTTTAATTATTTGCGAACATCAATTGGAAATCATCTTGAATTATTAAGCCAAcatctttttaaaaatttcataaGAAAATATATCAATTTCTGGGTAAACCACTGTTTATAGTGGAAATTATCTTAtgattaaagggaaaaaaaaattgtcttaTGATTATTAATCTGTGGTGGAGGTCATGGCAATTCTATAATAACTTGCTAGAATggtaattaaagaaaaagaagaagcttGAAAAAGATAAGAATAAAGTAGTTTAATTGGTAAACAAATGTTTTTGTACCTAAATTATTATATGAACATGTTCaaattactaaaaaaaaaattgaaaatacaaGAAGTTATGCATTTCAGATTGGGAATGTGATTGATTTTCAGGTAAACAAATACGATAgcaaatgggaaaaaaaatggtttggtGCAGGCATCTTCTATGAAGGCAGCGAAGAAGTAGAATTTGATGTGTACAAGAAGTTGGAAAAGAGCAAAGTCCTAAGCAATGTGGAAAAGGCGGGATTGTTGTCAAAGGCTGAGGAATTTGGCATCACGCTTTCATCTATAGAGAAACTGGGCTTATTTTCCAAAGCAGAGGATTTGGGCCTGCTTAGCTTACTGGAAAAGGCTGCCGGGTCTTCGCCGTCCGACTTAGCCTCGGCGGCACTGCCGATTTTGGTGGCGGCCATTGTGGCCATTGTGGTGATTCCCGATGATTCCGCAGGCCTCGTGGCGGTGCAAGCGGTGGTGGCTGGTGCGCTTGGGGTTGCTAGTGCTGGGCTTTTCATTGGAGCCGTACTTTTGGGTGGGATACAAGAGGCCGAGTGAGAACTTCTCTAATGTACGTAGCTTACAACTATTGTTTTGGGAAAGGTTTTGGtaatttattttgttatattttcatctTTGGCCAAATACAATTAGTTCCCTTTAGGGGCTGcctttacaattttttttactcCTAACGTGAAATTCTGGGTAATAATTAGTAATATGATCATGGGGCTCAATTGAGATCCAATTTGTTAATACTTGCACAATTCAAGGAGCAACTCGCCATTGTTTTTGAGTTGCATCATCGTCATGTctcttctattttatttttttgcttttagAGTTGAAGTAGAAATAACAACCCAAGGCGAACATTTAAGTTATTTTCAATAGATTTATTGACGTTTAAAatagcttcttctttttttctttctccggCCAAACCGGTGGGGTAGATGCATTGATAAGATGGAGAAAGAGGGGCACGGACTCAGTATAATTGTACTCAGTATCAAGATGTTGTATTGAATATatgttaaatattttattcaaGTACACTACTTTTATTTCGAATACAATAATTTAATGTAATTATGCATCAAGTAATATAAAAAGTATAACAATCGAACTGAACCGTATCAAACTCCAACCGCACTAGAtccttttctccaaaatgaacaTCGATAAggacatttcatttcattttggtTAAAGGAGATTTTGACTctacaaaggaaaagaaaaaggagtccTTTCACACAATTTGATCATGCAAGTTAATGGCAATTTTAGCCAGGCAATTTGATTACAAAATTAAGGGGTCCTTAATTTTGATAATTAACAAACTAAGAAGTGAGCACTGTTGCCGTCAAAACTACATTAAGGAGCAAAGTGTAAATTTGAGGGTGGTCTAACGCCATAAAGCCAAACAATTCTTTTGGTTACACTGGTTAAATTTGTAATAATTGAAcattaaatcaaaataaatgaataatcaACAACTCTCGGATTCCAAATTTTTGTTAAGACACAATTTTCATTaaaataagggataatttcaaaaacctcccctgagatttctcgTAATATCACTCAGCTCCCCTaagatttttaaaatctcacttatCTCTATTGGATTGACATTTCTTGTAACATGTTAACCCCTTTGGAGAAAAtataagaaagataaaactTTTTGTTCCAATACTACCCTTGTGTCATCCTACTCATGAAATTTataacaacaataaaaaataaaataaggtcaGATTTTTATAAGGTGTAAATTTCTTGATGGaaactatttattttagttgtattGGAGCAAAAGCAAAATTTACACATTGAAAAATTCACACATATGAAGGgattattttagttttcaataCAACTTAAACTGCACCatgaattaaaacatattttcccAAAATATATCTTGACTTCCTTAATTGTAACTTAACTatgcacaaaatttttttaaggtaTTAGTTATGCACCAAAATCCTCCTAAGTGGTTGATCTTGATTAACTTTAATTTATCTACGTCATTTGCTATTCTACCACGACCCCAATATAAAGAAATATGAACCATTATTAGCTagcaatttatttttttttaatttacaatttttggtttcaaaattttattttgttttggcttTGTGGTTAAATAGTTATTAAGAGCAAGAGCAATGTTATCAATTTGTGACATTTGATAGAAATATTTAGTTTTGTCAAGTTGATAAGGGAGGTAAGTgcgattttaaaaattttaaggaAGCTGAATGATATTATGAGAAATC encodes:
- the LOC113741439 gene encoding uncharacterized protein; protein product: MAVTSTAAAQLRCLRPNLSNLRPLYRFSGDYAPRFLAMATPQKVNKYDSKWEKKWFGAGIFYEGSEEVEFDVYKKLEKSKVLSNVEKAGLLSKAEEFGITLSSIEKLGLFSKAEDLGLLSLLEKAAGSSPSDLASAALPILVAAIVAIVVIPDDSAGLVAVQAVVAGALGVASAGLFIGAVLLGGIQEAE